A genomic region of Mycobacterium sp. Aquia_213 contains the following coding sequences:
- a CDS encoding DUF5947 family protein, with amino-acid sequence MTTPYDVLARIKSGRAAPEPAGERCEMCSESIADEHSHVVNVAGRQLMCVCRACYLLFTDADAELRYRAVPDRYLAFPNFALDRRAWDALQIPVGVAFFFTNSALLRTVAFYPGPAGACESELDLDAWNAIRAADSRVGLLTDDVEALLVRVPESDEFAQPQSYLVPIDACYEFVGRLRMLWRGFDGGQEARQFIDEFFSQIAARASERLPGTPP; translated from the coding sequence ATGACAACTCCCTATGACGTGCTGGCCCGCATCAAAAGTGGCCGGGCGGCTCCCGAGCCGGCCGGCGAACGCTGCGAAATGTGCTCGGAGAGCATCGCCGACGAACACTCGCACGTGGTGAACGTGGCCGGCCGGCAATTGATGTGCGTGTGCCGGGCCTGCTATCTGCTGTTCACCGATGCCGATGCCGAGTTGCGCTACCGCGCGGTGCCGGACCGGTATCTGGCGTTCCCGAATTTCGCGCTGGACCGGCGGGCCTGGGACGCGCTCCAAATCCCGGTCGGCGTCGCCTTCTTCTTCACCAACTCCGCGCTGTTGCGCACCGTGGCGTTCTACCCCGGCCCCGCCGGGGCCTGCGAATCCGAGCTCGACCTCGACGCCTGGAACGCCATCCGCGCGGCCGACTCCCGGGTGGGCCTGCTCACCGACGACGTGGAGGCGCTACTGGTCCGGGTCCCCGAGAGCGACGAATTCGCGCAGCCGCAAAGCTATCTCGTCCCGATCGACGCCTGCTACGAGTTCGTCGGCCGGCTGCGCATGCTGTGGCGGGGGTTCGACGGCGGACAGGAGGCCCGGCAGTTCATCGACGAGTTCTTCTCGCAGATCGCGGCCCGCGCTTCGGAAAGACTCCCGGGGACGCCGCCATGA
- a CDS encoding nickel-dependent hydrogenase large subunit codes for MTTIIPKPTQEKKEPGQLVEMAWDPITRIVGSLGIYTKIDFENREVVECHSTSSIFRGYSIFMKGKDPRDAHFITSRICGICGDNHATCSCYAQNMAYGVKPPHLGEWIVNLGEAAEYMFDHNIFQENLVGVDFCEKMVAETNPSVLAQAEKTAAPQAGAHGYKTIADIMRSLNPFSGEFYREALAVSRWTREMFCLMEGRHVHPSTLYPGGVGTVATIQLMTDYMTRLMRYVEFMKKVVPMHDDLFDFFYDALPGYEKVGLRRTLLGCWGSFQDPEVCNFAYKDMERWGNAMFVTPGVVVDGKLVTHSLVDINLGIRILLGSSYYDDWTDQEMFVKTDPLGNAVDRRHPWNQHTNPHPQKRDMAGGNYSWVMSPRWFDGKDHLALDTGGGPLARLWSTALAGLVDIGYVQATGNSVKINLPKTALKGPVEFEWKIPKYGSNTIERDRARTYFQAYAAACALHFAEQALAEIRAGRTKTWEKFEVPDEAIGCGFTEAVRGVLSHHMVIRDGKIANYHPYPPTPWNANPRDSFGTPGPYEDAVQGQPIFEENGRENFKGIDVMRTVRSFDPCLPCGVHMYLGKGKTLERLHTPTQSPAGE; via the coding sequence ATGACAACCATCATTCCCAAGCCGACGCAAGAGAAGAAGGAACCGGGCCAGCTCGTCGAAATGGCATGGGACCCGATCACCAGAATCGTCGGCAGCCTTGGCATTTACACCAAGATCGATTTCGAGAACAGGGAAGTCGTCGAGTGCCACAGCACATCGTCGATCTTCCGCGGCTACTCGATCTTCATGAAGGGCAAGGATCCGCGCGACGCCCACTTCATCACCAGCCGGATCTGCGGGATCTGCGGCGACAACCACGCCACCTGCTCCTGCTACGCGCAGAACATGGCCTACGGCGTCAAGCCGCCACACCTGGGCGAGTGGATCGTCAACCTGGGTGAGGCCGCGGAATACATGTTCGACCACAACATCTTCCAGGAGAATCTGGTCGGCGTTGACTTCTGCGAGAAGATGGTCGCCGAGACCAACCCGAGCGTGCTGGCCCAGGCGGAGAAGACGGCCGCACCGCAGGCCGGCGCGCACGGCTACAAGACCATCGCCGACATCATGCGCTCGCTCAACCCGTTCAGCGGCGAGTTCTACCGTGAGGCGCTCGCGGTGAGTCGCTGGACTCGAGAGATGTTCTGCCTCATGGAAGGTCGCCACGTGCACCCTTCCACGCTGTACCCGGGCGGCGTCGGCACCGTCGCGACGATTCAGCTGATGACCGACTACATGACCCGGCTGATGCGCTACGTCGAGTTCATGAAGAAGGTCGTGCCCATGCACGACGACCTGTTCGACTTCTTCTACGACGCACTGCCGGGCTACGAGAAGGTCGGGCTGCGCCGCACGCTGCTCGGCTGCTGGGGCTCCTTCCAGGATCCCGAAGTCTGTAACTTCGCATACAAGGACATGGAGCGCTGGGGTAACGCGATGTTCGTCACCCCGGGCGTGGTGGTCGACGGAAAGCTGGTCACGCACTCGCTGGTCGACATCAACCTCGGCATCCGGATCCTGTTGGGCAGTTCGTATTACGACGACTGGACCGACCAGGAGATGTTCGTCAAGACCGATCCGCTGGGCAACGCGGTGGACCGTCGGCACCCGTGGAACCAGCACACCAACCCGCATCCGCAGAAACGCGACATGGCCGGCGGCAACTACAGCTGGGTGATGTCACCGCGCTGGTTCGACGGCAAGGACCACCTGGCGCTGGACACCGGCGGCGGCCCGCTGGCGCGGCTGTGGTCGACGGCGCTGGCCGGCCTGGTCGACATCGGTTACGTCCAGGCGACCGGCAACAGCGTCAAGATCAACCTGCCCAAGACCGCGCTGAAGGGACCGGTGGAGTTCGAGTGGAAGATTCCCAAGTACGGCAGTAACACGATCGAACGGGACCGCGCCCGGACCTACTTCCAGGCCTACGCGGCGGCGTGCGCGCTGCACTTCGCCGAGCAGGCGCTGGCCGAGATCCGCGCCGGGCGCACCAAGACCTGGGAGAAGTTCGAGGTGCCCGACGAGGCCATCGGCTGCGGCTTCACCGAGGCGGTCCGCGGCGTGCTGAGCCACCACATGGTGATCCGGGACGGCAAGATCGCGAACTACCACCCCTACCCGCCCACCCCGTGGAATGCCAACCCGCGCGACAGCTTTGGCACGCCGGGCCCCTACGAGGACGCCGTTCAGGGTCAGCCGATCTTCGAGGAGAACGGCCGGGAGAACTTCAAGGGCATCGATGTGATGCGCACCGTGCGCAGCTTCGACCCCTGCCTGCCCTGCGGTGTGCACATGTATCTGGGGAAGGGCAAGACCCTGGAGAGACTGCACACGCCAACGCAATCACCCGCCGGGGAGTGA
- a CDS encoding DUF6084 family protein, with product MTAEVTYRILDVAPEPYAVSPVLTARVDVVADGDDPVHAIALRCQVRIEPPRRSYSDEEAAGLTDLFGPRERWASTQHSFLWQHCTAMVPGFAGHTTVLLSLDCTYDFEVAAAKYLHALRDGAVPLQFLFSGTIFVKSERGFSVQQVPWDREHRYDMPVQAWRALIAQHYPNTGWVRLRHETIAALANYKSAQGMLDLDHAVTSLLDAQRTTT from the coding sequence ATGACCGCCGAGGTGACCTACCGCATTCTCGACGTGGCGCCCGAACCGTACGCGGTCAGCCCGGTGCTCACCGCCCGCGTCGACGTCGTCGCCGACGGGGACGACCCGGTGCACGCCATCGCGCTGCGCTGCCAGGTCCGTATCGAGCCGCCGCGCCGCTCGTACTCCGACGAGGAGGCGGCCGGGCTGACCGACTTGTTCGGGCCGCGGGAACGCTGGGCAAGCACCCAACACAGCTTCCTCTGGCAGCACTGCACCGCGATGGTGCCCGGATTCGCCGGGCACACGACGGTGCTGCTGTCGCTGGATTGCACCTACGACTTCGAGGTCGCCGCCGCCAAGTATTTGCACGCGCTGCGCGACGGCGCGGTGCCGCTGCAATTCCTGTTCAGCGGAACCATATTCGTCAAGTCCGAGCGCGGCTTCTCGGTCCAGCAGGTGCCCTGGGACCGTGAGCACCGCTACGACATGCCGGTGCAGGCCTGGCGGGCGCTGATCGCGCAGCACTACCCCAACACCGGCTGGGTGCGCCTGCGCCACGAGACCATCGCCGCGCTGGCCAACTACAAGTCAGCGCAGGGCATGCTCGACCTCGACCACGCGGTCACCTCGCTGCTGGATGCGCAACGGACGACGACATGA
- a CDS encoding NifU family protein — MADRPEGPDSDTQWRNAGDRIQTLLDSCAAGGTAAYERAQQLVREVVGLYGAGLNRIMQLGDPELTERLATDDLVASLLLVHGLHPHDVHRRVSDALDRVRPYLGSHGGDVDLLEIADGDTVRLAFTGSCKSCPSSAVTLELAVEDAVRAAAPEISEIEVVAAQPSSEPTVIPAESLLAHVHSNGSTVHSNGSSWHPLPELAELEPGDVAGFLVSGTTVVVCRVGDLPLAYVDHCPVCDDSLAGAQLRETLLGCPRCGTQFDIVHAGAGPDGAHLEPLPLLLRDGVPSVALAESMGARA; from the coding sequence ATGGCGGATCGCCCGGAAGGCCCCGACAGCGACACACAGTGGCGTAACGCGGGCGATCGGATTCAGACACTCCTGGATTCTTGCGCGGCGGGTGGCACGGCCGCGTATGAGCGTGCGCAGCAGCTGGTCCGGGAGGTGGTCGGGCTCTACGGAGCCGGGCTGAATCGGATCATGCAACTGGGTGATCCCGAACTGACCGAGCGGCTGGCCACCGACGACCTGGTGGCCAGTCTGCTCCTTGTTCACGGCCTGCACCCGCACGATGTCCATCGCCGGGTCTCCGACGCGCTGGACCGGGTGCGGCCGTACCTCGGTTCCCACGGCGGCGACGTGGATCTGCTGGAGATCGCCGATGGCGACACCGTGCGGCTGGCGTTCACCGGCAGCTGTAAGAGCTGCCCGTCGTCGGCGGTGACGCTGGAGCTCGCCGTCGAGGACGCGGTTCGCGCCGCGGCGCCGGAGATTTCGGAGATCGAGGTGGTCGCGGCCCAACCCTCGTCCGAGCCGACCGTGATTCCCGCGGAATCACTGCTGGCGCATGTGCATTCGAACGGCTCGACGGTGCATTCGAACGGATCCAGCTGGCATCCGCTGCCCGAACTTGCCGAGTTGGAGCCCGGCGACGTCGCGGGGTTCCTGGTTTCGGGCACCACGGTGGTGGTGTGCCGGGTCGGCGACCTGCCGCTGGCCTACGTCGACCACTGTCCGGTGTGTGACGACTCGCTGGCGGGGGCACAACTGCGCGAGACCCTGCTGGGCTGCCCGCGCTGCGGCACGCAGTTCGACATCGTGCACGCGGGCGCCGGCCCCGACGGAGCTCACCTCGAGCCGCTGCCCCTGCTGCTTCGCGATGGGGTGCCCTCGGTGGCGCTGGCCGAATCGATGGGAGCCCGCGCATGA